AGGAAAGCTGCACTGAAAGTACCGCCGGCCGTTGCCTCGTCCTGGCTGAACGTGCTGCGCTCGAGGATAATCTGAATTGCGGGCCTCGGCCGCGCAAGCCACTTAGTGATGTTCAGGTAGACGGCTTTGATATCAGCGAAGGTCGCTTCGGCGCCGGCGTAGCCAAAGCCCTGGCCCTTGGCCGCATCCGGACCAGCCAGGGCAAATTCTGTCGACGTATTGATGTCGGTATCGCCGGTCAGGTTGATGTCGATGTAGTGGTGGAAGGTCGCGCCGGTGACGATTCGCCCGACACCAACGGCTCGGCCGTCGTATGTGCTCAGGGTGTTGACGGTCTTGGGGGTAGGCAACACGTTACTGAGGAAGTCTCCGCCGAACCCGCCGGCCGCGAACTTGGAGAGCTGCGCAAAGGATTGGCCGGTCGCGATGATCTCCGGCAATTCACGGTGACCATCGAGCAACGGAAAATCCGTCAGGGTGCCACCGTCGATGAACGGCTGCAGTTCGGCGCTTCCCAGCGTGTTGCCTTCGTGCATGTGATCCGGGAACACAGTGATATCAGTGCCGTTACGCCGCAGAATGGTATGCGCTGGGGAACTCGTCGGCGTGATCTGCTGCGGAATGGAATCCGATTGGTTCTCGAAGAAGGTGAATTCCTCCGTTTCTCCGCTGTAGTCACTCTGGGGATTCTTCTGTACCGTGTCGGCTTGAAACGAACCCACGACATCATGGTTGAGCGGAAAACCGGCGGGTAGCGTATCGGCCTGCGTGTCGTTCATGCCGAACCAGGTCCGCATCGCCCTGACGCGCTTGATGTGGCCACCGGTATCGGCGCCGATGCTGTCATGGTCACCAGTGGCAAAAACGCCGCCACCCGCATCCATGAAGGCCTCAATCGCCGCGTGTTCGGCGGCGGACAGCAGATGATCGCCGCTTGATCCACCCGTACCAGGCGGGAAGGCGTTCCGCCCATGGTAGCCAAACAACCAGATCACGTCGTAGACAAGCAGATCGTGGCTGGAAAAGTCGAAACCGTTCTCATCGGCCGTGACGTCGGCATCGGGATCGCGATGAGCCTTGTAGACAGTCATGCCCGCGTTTTCGAGTGTCTGCACGAGTGTAGTGAACGTGAAGTCTTGGGCACCCGTATGCGGTTCCGGTGCAGGGGCCTGGTCGAAGCGGTATTCGCCGTCAAGAACCATGAGTACCGAGATAGGCATGTTACAACCCTCCGTAGTTGAGTACAGAAAGAAGAAAAACGAGATTCGCCTCGGACCAAGAGTTTTTTAACCGCGCGGGAAAGCCACCTAGCAGAAGTGCCAGCGACTTTCCGTGTTTAATCACAGAAGATATCCTCGACGCAACGTCCGACCATTGGATACCGCATGTCACCGATATCGCTAGAGGCACCAAACGGATTCATGCTGTGGGTGCCAGCGACTTGCGGATGGTGACAGCTACGAGGCGCAGGACGGGGGCAGAGAGTGGTGGAAGACTTCCATGCGATCCCTGAAACAAGAAGGGCTTGAGAGGGCGAGATGTACCGGGGGATGTCCATGGCGGTCACCATCATTGGTGGGGCCTTGTGCAGATTCTAGTCGCCACCACATCTAGTGCCAACTTGTCCGTCCCCGGATGGCCAAGCACCAAGAGCTTTCGCTAATAGAAGAAGCGAGCGTCTGGGAACGCTGCTCCTTCAGCATTTCATGAACTGCTGAAATATTTCGCTCTTGGGAAAAGTGAGCATCGCCGGGGAGATCGAGGTGCCGCCGGGCCGGATCCTGTTCCTGTCGGAGTGCGCGAGGAACTGGACGCTGCCCGCCGCGCCGGCTGGCAGACCGTGTGGCTCACCCGCGCCGCCTACCCCCCGCTGGCGGCCGCCCACCGGCGGGCGACCCGTTTCGACCAGATACCCCTCTGAGCATGGCACGGGAGGGCATATCCGCCCGGCCTGTGCCGCACCTATCCGCCGGGGATCAAAAGGTCACGGTCACCGTGCTCGAGCAGGTGCTGGTGCCTGCCTCGCAGACCTGGTACGTATAGGAGCCGCCGCCCCGCTGGCGGGTATCGTCGGTATACCCGCCGTCGTTGCGGGTGGTGGTGAGCAAATTGCCATCCCGGGAGATGTCAACATCGGTTAACGTAGCACCGTCCCAGGTCAGGTCCACGTGGTGCACGCCCTTCACCTTGTAGCCCGATGCGCTAAGCGAGATCCCTTCCGTGGTGCTGCTGCTCACCGTAACGTCCTGTTGCTCGGAGCCGGTGGCGCCGTCGTCGTCAGTGACGGTCAGCGTGACCGTGTAAGTACCTTCCGCGCCGTAGGTATGGGAGACGCTCTGGCCGCTCGCCGTGGAGCCGTCCCCGAAATCCCAGGCGTAGACAGAGATTGAGCCGTCGCTGTCTGAGGAATCTGCGCCGTCGAAATCGCAGGCGAGGTCCTTGCAGGTGTAGGAGATGACCGCCGTGGGAGCGGCATTGGTCTCCGTGGCGCCATCCTCGCCCGAGACCAGTAGCGGCGCGTAGATCTCGGAGTTGCTCACGTCGAGAAGCGGCTCTTGGACGCCGTCGCCCGAGTCGTCCGTCCAATTGAGGTTGCCACTTTCCTCCAGTTTTGCCCGGATATCGGCCGGCAGATAGCCCTGGCTGGCCAGGATGGCCGCCGCGCCCGCCGCGTGTGGCGCCGCCATGGAGGTGCCGCTCAGAGTCTCGTACTCGCCTTGCTCGATGGGCATGGTCGAGAGGATGCATACGCCCGGCGCGGCCAGGTCCACCACCGTTCCCCAGTTGCTGAAGTCAGCCAGGGTGTCGTCCTGGTCCGAGCGGCAGGTAGGCGACGCGCCGCCGCCGGCAGCGCCGTCGAAATCGGCCAGCGCCGAGATAGTGATGGCCGCGGGCGAATTGGCAGGGGTGTAGTTCTTGGCGTCGTCGTTGCTGTTGCCCGCGGAGACCACCACCGTGACACCGTTATCCACCGCGTTCTGCACCGCGTCGTTCATGGCCGAGCTGCTGCCCTGGCCGCCGAGGCTCATGTTGATGACCTCGATGTTGCCCTGCGCCACCACCCAGTCGATGCCCTTGATGATGGCCGACAGGGCACCCGAGCCCTCGTAGTCCAGCACCTTGACCGCCCACAGCCGCACCCCGGGCGCCACGCCCACCACGCCGATGCCGTTGTCGAGGGCCCCGACGGTGCCCGCCACGTGGGTGCCGTGGTAGTTGTCGTCGTCGCCGCTCTGGGTATCGTCGCAGACGTATTGCGGCGCCCACGGCGGTCCACCCGAAGTCTCCAGGCAATTGGCGCCGCCCGCCACGTTGAGGTCCGGGTGCTCCACGTCGATGCCCGTATCCAGCACCGCCACGTCCGCCTCCACGCGGTAGTCGTCGACCCCGTCAATGGAGATGGACCCGTTGTCGTCGGCGAACACCCGGTCGATGCCGGTGGGGAGTGTCTGGAAAGCCGTCACCGGGATGTCTTCCTCCACCGATGCGACGCGGGGGTCGTTCTCTAGGCCCCGGAGCGCCGCCCGGGGGATAGTGATGGAGAAGCCCCGGAGCGCGGTCTCGTAGACGTAGCCCACGCGGCCCCCGGTGCCCAACGCCACGTCGGCCGCCACGTTCGCTGGCACGCCGGCGTCGGAGTGGAGCACCACGATGTAGCGGTCCTGAAGCTGGCCGGGCTGCGCCACGACGGGGCCGGACCCGATGGCCGCGGCGAGAAGAATGGAAATGGCGAGAAGAAGTCTCATTGCAGGTTCCCCGGTTGCATGGTGTGGTCACAGTGGCGCCCTCGGCAGCTCACCTGCCGTGGGACTCGCCCTTGAAAAGGGTGTCGTGGGAGTGTAACGACTGCCCTAACCGGAACCGTAGCCCTGACTCGACGCTCCTTCACGACAATGTGACAAGGTTCCCACGGTGGGCACCGGAAGCTTCCCGTTGACTGGCCGCTCAGGGTCGGCAACGGACAGCTATTGGGAGGGCTCGGCCCCGAGCGGTCACCGAAGGACTTCTTACGAGTGACCGGTTGCCTACCCGGTACGGTCATCAAGGGAGCCTGCAAACACCTGTCGCATCGTCACACCATTGGCGGCAGGAATACGGGGAACCCATATGTTTCGCCTTGTATCCACTACGGAATTCCAGTATATTTTCCGCCATGGAAGACAGATTCGATCCCGCGAAGGATGCGGTCAATCAGATCAAGCACCAGCTTTCTCTAGCTTTTGGCGACCGCATTTTCGAGGACGACGATCACCTGATCCTCCCCTCTATCCGCGAGATCGACGGGGAGGAGCGATTCAAGGTGGTCGGTCTGGTGGGGGACAAGCTGTTTACCGGCGTTTTCGTCTGGCGGGACGACCTGCCCCGTTTCATTTCCGTGCGAAGGAGCAACACAGGTGAAGAAAGAGCCTATCATTCTGGCTGCTGATCCGGCGGACCCAGAGGATTTCAATGTAACGCCCGAGGCGTTGGACCGCGGCCAGCGTGCGCGGCTGATCCGCAAGACACGCAGCGGGCTTGGCCTCTCGCAAGCCGAGTTCGCGCGCCGGTTTCGTGTTCCGGTCGGCACCTTGCGGGATTGGGAGCAAGCACGCGTCACGGCTCCGGATTTCGCCGTGGCCTATGTGCGCGTCATCGGGCAGTACCCGGATATCGTGGCGCAGGCCGCCGCCTCCTGAAGCAGGCCGTTACCGCCGGCATGGCGCTGCCGGTCGGGGCAGTCCACCGCCCTCAGGCGCAATGCGAAATTACGCACCGGCCTCGCGGTCCGCAGGACATCCCGTTGCGGACCCTCAGGCGGTAAGGGTGGCCGGTTTGGGTCGAATGCAGACACACTCATCCTGATACAAGGGGTTCGGAAATAGAAGAAGCGAGCGCATCTAGGAACACCCTTCTTTCAGCATTTCATGAACTGCTAAAATATTTCGCTCTTGGGAGAAGCGGACCAAACGGCAGTAAATTCTGGCGCCACTAAAGGGCGCCTAGCAGCCTGTCGGACTTAAGCTTGCGACATGTCTCCTACGTGAAAAGTTGAGCGTTCACGGAAATTGAGTGCCAAAGATTTCGCGGAGCGATGCGCAAATTGTGCAAAAAATGACCAATTCCGGCCGGTGAGACGAAAGTCCGACAGGCTGTTAGGGCACCAAACCCTCAAACGGAACCGTCACTGTCCGCCATCTCGCCCCTACCATTTTGCATGCGTTCCGCTTCCGCCGGGTTAAAGCGCAGTTCGATGAAACGCCAGTGAGGCGCGTCCACGAATTCGCCTATAAGCGATTCACTGGCCGCGCATCGGGCCATCAAGTCCTCGAGAAACGTGAGGGCCTCGGAGTCCAACACCGTGCCGGTCAAACCCTCCGTATCGCGCAGGAACTCCGCGTCGTCCCCCCCGTGCCAATATGAGTTGCGACACCTACCCCCGAGAGATCAGTGAGTAAAGAGGTAGGTATGAAGATCAACCAGCAGTCGAAGGTGCCCATGCACGCAGAGAATGTTTCTTCCGATCCGGGCGCATCGCAAGGAGCCCGTAGGGCGACTGAAGATGCGCCCGGATCGGCGCCGCCCCGATCCCGCCCGGCAGCGATTCCGAGGTGGTGCCGCGTGCGCGTCGCCGCACCTTCACCAACGCCGACAAGCGCCGCATTCTACAGGCCGCTGACCGATGCACCCAGCCCGGAGAAATCGGCGCGCTGATGCGCCGCGAGGGCGTGTACTCATCGTCCCTGAGCACCTGGCGGCGCCAACGTGAAGCCGCAGACCTCGCGGCACTGGCGCCGCAAAAGCGCGGTCCCAAGGTGGATGCTGGCGCGCGCATCGATGCACAGCAGATTGCCCAGCTCACCCGCGAGCGCGACAAGCTGCGCGTCGAACTCGACAAGGCGCAGTTGGTCATCGAGGTCCAAAAAAAAGTTACTGCGCTGCTGGATCTGCTGGCGGCCACCGACAAGCGCGGGAACACTTGATGGCCGCCGCCTTGGAACTCGCCCCCCTCGCTCGGCATCGGCGCAGCATGTCGCGCCATGGACCTGGGGCGTGGCGAGCCTGCACGCCAGAAGGCCCGCGTGCATCGCCGCGCAGTCATGGGGCCGCCTCGGCCACGGGCACCTCGGCCTTGCCCGCCCCTGGCCCTGGATGCCAACGAACGGCAGACGGTCCTGGACACCCTGAACAGCGAACGCTTCGCCGACACCGCGCCGGCGGCTGTGCATGCCACGCTGCTCGACGAGGGCATCTACCTCGCCTCGGTGCGCACTATGTACCGGCTACTGGCGGCCAATGGCGCCAGCCGCGAGCGGCGTAACCAACTCACCCACCCGGCCTATACCAAACCCGAACTGCTGGCCACGGCGCCCAACCAAGTTTGGTCATGGGATATCACGAAACTCAAGGGGCCCGCGAAGTGGACCTGCTTCCATCTCTACGTGATCCTGGATATCTTCAGCCGCTTCGTCGTGGGCTGGCTCATCGCCCCGCGGGAGTCCTCCGAGCTCGCCCAGCAACTCATCGCCGACACGGTGTCCCGGCACAACATCGAGCCCGGCAGGCTGACCCTGCATGCCGACCGGGGTGCGGCCATGCGCTCCAAGCCGGTCGCCAGCCTGCTGGTCGACCTGGATGTCGCCAAGAGCCACAGCCGACCCCATGTCTCGGACGACAACCCGTACTCCGAATCGCAGTTCAAGACCATGAAGTACCGGCCCGCATTCCCCCAGCGCTTCGGCTGCATCGAGGATGCGCGAGCCCACTGTCAAGACTTCTTTGCCTGGTACAACGCCGAGCACTGCCATAGCAGCATCGGCTATATGACACCGCACAGCGTCCACTACGGCTTGGCCGCCGACCTGCGGATCATCCGCCAGGACACTCTGGATGCCGCATTCTTGGCCAACCCCAACCGTTTCAAAAACAAGCGACCCCAACTGCCGTCAATGCCGGCCGCCGTGTGGATCAATCCACCACCCGAGGAGAAAACACCCATCAGTGAACCCATCGCCCGCACACTAAATTAACGTCTACGGGTGTCGCAACTCATATTGGCACGGGGGGGGTCGTGGGCGTCGGCCCTGGAGGTGGGCGACCTGTTTAACGCTCTTACACCCCACCCCGGTGGATTAAACAGTTTTGACGAAGACGACAGCAGTTGGGCCCCTGAATTTTTCGACGACACCGGGTTCGAGCCTACCTTTACTGGCACCAACTTCCGATTTGCTACTGGACTTACGTCCTCACGCCCACCCAACAGCTCGTCTGCGCGCCAGGCCACCCTTAGAGACGCATTTGGCGATAATGACCCGGCGGTCGACCGCGCGATAAACACAGCAACCGCTGCCATTGACAGCTCTTCAGCCCAAATTGGCGGTTGGTTCTACAGATCTCACGCGACAGTCGCCATACCAGAACCTGTTTCACTCAGCTTGCTGGGATTGGGCCTGGCAGGACTGGGTTGGCAAAAGCGCCGCCGCCGATAAGCCCGCACGCCATCGCGGAAATGGGTGTTCGTGCCTATTACTGCGGGAACGGTAGTCGTTCCAACCCACGAAGTCAGGCCATCGGCAAGGGTGGCACGGGATCCAGGCGCCAGATCTCGGCGTTGTACTCAGCCATGGTGCGGTCGGTGGAGAAGCGCCCGCTGAACGCCGTGTTCAAGATGCTCATGCGGGTCCAGTGTTCCCGGTCGCGGTAGGCGGCCGCCGCCTGGGCCTGGGCATCCACGTAGCTGCGGAAGTCGGCGGCGACCATCCACGGGTCATGGGGACTCCTGATGGCCTGCACGAGGGGGTCGTACAACCCGGGCTGGGCCGGATTGAACAGCCCGGATTCCAGCATCTCCATGACCCGGGCCAGGTCCTCGTCGTGGCTTATGATGGCCGCCGGATCGTAGGCCGCGCGGCCCGCCTCCACCTCCTCGGCGGTCAGCCCGAACAGGAAGAAGTTCTGCTCGCCGACCGCTTCCCGGATCTCGATGTTCGCCCCGTCCAGGGTGCCGATGGTGACGGCCCCGTTCATCATGAACTTCATGTTGCCGGTACCCGAGGCCTCCTTGCCGGCGGTGGAGATCTGCTCGGACAGATCCGTGCCGGGGCAGATACGCTCCATGGCGGTGACCCGGTAGTTGGGCACGAAGGCCAGCCGCAGTCGCTCGCCCACGTCCGGATCGGCGTTGACCACGGTGGCCACGTCGTTGACCAGCTTGATGATGCGCTTGGCCAT
Above is a window of Gammaproteobacteria bacterium DNA encoding:
- a CDS encoding S8 family serine peptidase produces the protein MRLLLAISILLAAAIGSGPVVAQPGQLQDRYIVVLHSDAGVPANVAADVALGTGGRVGYVYETALRGFSITIPRAALRGLENDPRVASVEEDIPVTAFQTLPTGIDRVFADDNGSISIDGVDDYRVEADVAVLDTGIDVEHPDLNVAGGANCLETSGGPPWAPQYVCDDTQSGDDDNYHGTHVAGTVGALDNGIGVVGVAPGVRLWAVKVLDYEGSGALSAIIKGIDWVVAQGNIEVINMSLGGQGSSSAMNDAVQNAVDNGVTVVVSAGNSNDDAKNYTPANSPAAITISALADFDGAAGGGASPTCRSDQDDTLADFSNWGTVVDLAAPGVCILSTMPIEQGEYETLSGTSMAAPHAAGAAAILASQGYLPADIRAKLEESGNLNWTDDSGDGVQEPLLDVSNSEIYAPLLVSGEDGATETNAAPTAVISYTCKDLACDFDGADSSDSDGSISVYAWDFGDGSTASGQSVSHTYGAEGTYTVTLTVTDDDGATGSEQQDVTVSSSTTEGISLSASGYKVKGVHHVDLTWDGATLTDVDISRDGNLLTTTRNDGGYTDDTRQRGGGSYTYQVCEAGTSTCSSTVTVTF
- a CDS encoding BrnT family toxin gives rise to the protein MEDRFDPAKDAVNQIKHQLSLAFGDRIFEDDDHLILPSIREIDGEERFKVVGLVGDKLFTGVFVWRDDLPRFISVRRSNTGEERAYHSGC
- a CDS encoding helix-turn-helix domain-containing protein, encoding MKKEPIILAADPADPEDFNVTPEALDRGQRARLIRKTRSGLGLSQAEFARRFRVPVGTLRDWEQARVTAPDFAVAYVRVIGQYPDIVAQAAAS
- a CDS encoding PEP-CTERM sorting domain-containing protein; this encodes MGDLFNALTPHPGGLNSFDEDDSSWAPEFFDDTGFEPTFTGTNFRFATGLTSSRPPNSSSARQATLRDAFGDNDPAVDRAINTATAAIDSSSAQIGGWFYRSHATVAIPEPVSLSLLGLGLAGLGWQKRRRR